Proteins from a genomic interval of Candidatus Binataceae bacterium:
- a CDS encoding cytochrome b N-terminal domain-containing protein encodes MIKKIFQQAVDAFEERTGLIKFFNDVMKHPVPPNTGWWYVFGSAVLVAFMMQVVTGIALATRYVAASGNAYQALEFITYRAVLGNFLRGMHFFGASAMILLVGIHMIQVFLMGCYKYPREFNWVSGVCLLFITIAMGFSGQLLRWDQTAVWATVLAAEMLGRTPLIGKYLARFLLGGNTLGGATLSRFFAFHVFFLPAMIFAFVGLHLYLVIHDGISAPPMPGAKVNPKTYRAEYEKLLEEHGVSFWPDAAWRDVVVAVGVVLTVAALAFFVGPPELGKPPNPSLLANDPSPDWYMLWYYAVLALLPRGMESVFMIAAPLSAIVFLLLVPVLWNKGERHPSRRPWAVAAVLMIVLTIVGFWIEGSIAPWSPRFDAKPLSAALVGTTAAPIVNGAQLFHDKGCEFCHTIDGQGGMRGPDLTLVANRLSVNDLRIKIANGGSNMPSFAGILTHDELDNLVTFLESRTTMPPGRTSRATGVAPAPALASAHAAAPLTPLTQSASARDAATSRP; translated from the coding sequence GTGATAAAAAAGATTTTCCAGCAGGCGGTTGACGCGTTCGAAGAACGCACCGGCCTCATCAAATTCTTCAACGACGTGATGAAGCATCCGGTGCCGCCCAACACCGGATGGTGGTACGTCTTCGGCAGCGCGGTGCTGGTCGCCTTCATGATGCAGGTGGTGACCGGGATCGCGCTGGCGACGCGCTACGTCGCGGCGTCGGGAAACGCCTACCAGGCGCTCGAATTCATCACCTACCGGGCGGTGCTGGGCAATTTCCTGCGCGGGATGCACTTCTTCGGTGCCTCCGCGATGATCCTGCTGGTCGGCATCCACATGATCCAGGTCTTCCTGATGGGATGTTACAAGTACCCGCGGGAATTCAACTGGGTAAGCGGGGTCTGCCTGCTGTTCATCACGATCGCGATGGGTTTCAGCGGACAACTGCTGCGCTGGGATCAGACCGCGGTCTGGGCCACGGTACTCGCGGCCGAGATGCTCGGGCGCACGCCGCTCATCGGCAAGTACCTCGCGCGCTTTCTGCTCGGCGGCAACACGCTCGGCGGCGCGACGCTCAGCCGCTTTTTCGCCTTCCACGTATTTTTTCTTCCCGCGATGATCTTCGCCTTCGTCGGGCTCCATCTCTATCTCGTGATCCATGACGGAATCTCGGCCCCGCCGATGCCCGGAGCGAAGGTCAATCCCAAAACCTACCGCGCCGAATACGAGAAACTGCTCGAAGAGCATGGCGTGTCATTCTGGCCCGACGCCGCGTGGCGCGACGTAGTGGTCGCCGTCGGCGTGGTGCTCACGGTCGCCGCGCTGGCTTTTTTCGTCGGGCCGCCCGAGCTCGGCAAGCCGCCCAACCCGAGCCTGCTCGCCAACGATCCGAGCCCGGACTGGTACATGCTGTGGTACTACGCGGTGCTCGCGTTGCTGCCGCGCGGGATGGAGTCGGTGTTCATGATCGCGGCGCCGCTCTCGGCCATCGTGTTCCTGCTGCTGGTGCCGGTGCTGTGGAACAAGGGCGAGCGCCATCCCTCGCGCCGCCCGTGGGCGGTCGCGGCGGTGCTCATGATCGTGCTTACCATCGTAGGCTTCTGGATCGAAGGATCGATCGCGCCGTGGTCGCCGAGGTTCGACGCCAAGCCGCTCTCGGCCGCGCTGGTGGGTACGACCGCCGCGCCGATCGTGAACGGGGCGCAGCTTTTTCACGACAAGGGATGCGAGTTTTGCCACACGATTGACGGGCAGGGCGGGATGCGCGGTCCAGACCTGACCCTGGTGGCGAACCGGCTGAGCGTCAACGATCTGCGGATCAAGATTGCCAACGGCGGCAGCAACATGCCGTCATTCGCGGGCATCCTGACCCACGACGAACTCGACAACCTGGTGACCTTTCTGGAGTCGCGGACGACGATGCCGCCGGGACGGACTTCGAGAGCGACGGGCGTCGCACCCGCGCCGGCGCTCGCCAGCGCTCATGCAGCCGCGCCGCTGACGCCGCTGACGCAGTCCGCGAGCGCGCGCGACGCGGCCACGTCCCGGCCGTAG
- a CDS encoding Rieske (2Fe-2S) protein produces the protein MASETQERGCCEALSPERRRFLGRLSIALSAVAAAIVGIPVVGFILGPLIAPEPDVWRAVGAVDSFKPGETVSVSFLDPSPMEWAGVTAMTAAWLRRLESGAFIAFAVNCSHLGCPVRWLAQANLFMCPCHGGVYYADGEVAAGPPPRGLFKYPVRVRDGQVEILASAVPIE, from the coding sequence ATGGCGAGTGAAACGCAGGAGCGCGGCTGCTGCGAAGCGCTGAGCCCGGAGCGCCGCCGCTTCCTCGGGCGGCTCAGCATCGCGCTCTCGGCCGTCGCCGCCGCCATCGTCGGCATCCCGGTCGTCGGCTTTATCCTCGGCCCGCTGATCGCTCCCGAACCGGACGTGTGGCGCGCGGTGGGCGCGGTCGACAGCTTCAAGCCCGGCGAAACCGTAAGCGTAAGCTTTCTCGATCCGTCGCCGATGGAATGGGCGGGGGTGACCGCGATGACCGCGGCGTGGCTCAGGCGGCTCGAGTCCGGCGCCTTCATCGCCTTCGCGGTAAATTGTTCGCATCTCGGATGCCCCGTGCGATGGCTCGCGCAGGCCAACCTGTTCATGTGTCCCTGCCATGGCGGCGTTTACTATGCCGACGGCGAGGTCGCCGCGGGTCCGCCGCCGCGCGGGCTGTTCAAGTACCCGGTGCGGGTGCGCGACGGACAGGTCGAGATCCTCGCCAGCGCGGTGCCGATCGAATAG
- a CDS encoding cytochrome c oxidase assembly protein: MDSILRAWDPDLSVLIGCAALLVAYWSAHRGDLSRAGWFAAGVAVMLFALISPLDTLGDEYLFSAHMLQHLLLELAVPPLLLLGITPRFANAVLASRALARVERVLGNPLVAWTLGVVTLALWHLPRLFDAALDDEYVHIAEHLCFLVTATIFWWPILAPLPRCRISPLWTQVYLVGGAMANSLLGIWLTFAPPGLYAPYVHPGDSLHVAALLRDGWGLTPALDQQVGGLLMWVGGGFVFLAAMMVLFLQWFGTAESDSVAPATAGL, encoded by the coding sequence ATGGACTCGATACTCCGAGCGTGGGACCCGGACCTGTCCGTGCTGATCGGATGCGCGGCGTTGCTGGTGGCCTATTGGAGCGCGCATCGGGGCGACCTGTCTCGTGCCGGATGGTTTGCCGCCGGCGTGGCCGTGATGCTGTTCGCGCTGATCTCGCCGCTCGACACGCTCGGCGACGAATACCTATTCAGCGCGCACATGCTGCAGCATCTGCTGCTCGAACTCGCGGTGCCGCCGCTGCTGCTGCTCGGCATCACGCCCCGTTTCGCGAACGCGGTGCTCGCTTCGCGCGCGCTCGCCCGTGTCGAACGCGTCCTGGGAAATCCGCTCGTCGCCTGGACTCTTGGCGTTGTCACGCTCGCACTGTGGCATCTGCCGCGGCTGTTCGACGCGGCGCTCGACGACGAGTACGTGCATATCGCGGAGCATCTGTGCTTCCTGGTGACCGCGACAATCTTCTGGTGGCCGATCCTCGCGCCGCTGCCGCGCTGCCGGATCTCGCCGCTATGGACGCAGGTGTATCTGGTGGGCGGCGCGATGGCCAACAGCCTGCTCGGCATCTGGTTGACCTTTGCGCCGCCCGGCCTCTACGCGCCCTATGTGCATCCCGGCGATTCGCTGCACGTTGCGGCGTTGTTGCGCGATGGATGGGGTCTGACGCCGGCGCTCGACCAGCAGGTGGGCGGCCTCCTGATGTGGGTCGGCGGCGGCTTCGTGTTCCTTGCGGCCATGATGGTGCTGTTCCTGCAATGGTTCGGGACCGCCGAGAGCGACAGTGTTGCGCCCGCGACGGCGGGTCTTTAG
- a CDS encoding cytochrome c oxidase subunit 3, which yields MPDRVKIGVGLFLFSEAWFFLILVITYAFFHSRSADGPSAANSLNVMRTLAFSICLFLSSATIHMASRSFRAGDRSGVSGWLALTVALGAIFLFGQTREYLGLFAHSVTISTNLFGSTFFTLTGFHGLHVLIGLVALGALLGIALRGRQSAIHPSGFESVAMYWHFVDAVWVVIFTVVYIWPLVG from the coding sequence ATGCCTGACAGGGTCAAAATCGGAGTCGGCTTGTTTCTGTTCTCCGAGGCGTGGTTTTTCCTGATCCTCGTAATCACTTATGCCTTCTTCCATTCGCGATCCGCCGACGGGCCGAGCGCTGCCAACAGCCTCAACGTGATGCGCACGCTCGCGTTCAGTATCTGCCTGTTCCTGAGCAGCGCGACGATTCATATGGCCTCGCGCAGCTTCCGGGCGGGCGATCGGAGTGGCGTCAGCGGCTGGCTCGCTCTGACCGTGGCGCTCGGCGCGATCTTTCTCTTCGGCCAGACGCGCGAGTACCTTGGACTCTTCGCCCACAGCGTCACGATCAGCACCAACCTGTTTGGCTCGACGTTCTTTACGCTTACCGGCTTCCATGGCCTGCACGTGTTGATAGGCCTCGTGGCGCTGGGCGCGCTGCTCGGAATCGCGCTGAGAGGGCGCCAGAGCGCAATCCATCCGTCCGGCTTCGAGTCCGTCGCGATGTATTGGCATTTCGTCGACGCGGTGTGGGTAGTGATTTTCACCGTGGTCTATATCTGGCCGCTTGTCGGATAG
- the ctaD gene encoding cytochrome c oxidase subunit I, whose protein sequence is MKEAAISEAAGPESFEQEAHEGWLSWVASVDHKQLGIMYLLGAFVFFLVAGVLALLMRIQLAVPNNHFLSPQVYNQFFTMHGTTMIFLVVVPWLVGFATYMVPLMIGARDMAFPRLNALSFWVQIFGGLMLYFSFATSGVNGGAPAVGWFAYAPLSESAYSFGPGVNYWILGLLAIGVGTLTAGINLMATIICLRAPGMSIRRLPLFVWMTLITGFLIVVVMPILNAGLVMLLADRLLNAHFFRADTGGSAVLWQHVFWAFGHPEVYIMVLPAFGIISEVIPVFSGKPIYGYDFVAASTLAIAFLSLTVWAHHMFAVGLGHAFDLFFAICSMAIAVPTGVKIFNWTATMYGGRVRFTTAMLFAISFLVMFTIGGLSGIAFAVVPIDWQLTDSYFVVAHFHYVLFGGTAFALFAGIYYWFPKISGRMLDERWGQVNFWLTFIGFNLTFMIQHVLGMLGMPRRVFTYPALPGWEAMNMISTIGAFVLALSVLILMINIAVSLRSGKRAGDNPWDAWTLEWATTSPPPPENFTRVPPIRGRRPLWDLAHPDRTDEMLSKLAG, encoded by the coding sequence ATGAAAGAAGCGGCGATTTCCGAGGCGGCCGGCCCCGAGTCATTCGAGCAGGAGGCACACGAGGGATGGCTCAGCTGGGTCGCCTCGGTCGACCACAAGCAGCTCGGGATAATGTACCTGCTGGGCGCGTTCGTATTTTTCCTGGTCGCCGGCGTGCTGGCGCTGCTGATGCGGATTCAGCTCGCGGTGCCCAATAATCACTTTCTCAGCCCGCAGGTCTATAACCAGTTTTTCACCATGCATGGCACCACGATGATCTTCCTGGTGGTGGTGCCGTGGCTGGTCGGCTTTGCGACCTACATGGTGCCGCTGATGATTGGCGCGCGCGATATGGCCTTTCCGCGGCTCAATGCACTCAGCTTCTGGGTGCAGATCTTCGGCGGACTGATGCTCTATTTCAGCTTCGCCACCAGCGGAGTCAATGGCGGTGCGCCGGCGGTGGGGTGGTTCGCCTACGCGCCGCTCAGCGAGAGCGCCTATTCCTTCGGCCCCGGAGTGAACTACTGGATCCTCGGGCTGCTCGCGATCGGCGTGGGGACGCTCACTGCCGGAATCAACCTGATGGCGACGATCATCTGCCTGCGCGCGCCCGGAATGAGTATCCGGCGCCTGCCGCTGTTCGTCTGGATGACGCTGATAACCGGCTTCCTGATCGTGGTAGTGATGCCGATACTCAATGCGGGCCTGGTGATGTTGCTCGCCGACCGGCTGCTCAATGCGCATTTCTTCCGCGCCGACACCGGCGGCTCGGCGGTGCTGTGGCAGCACGTTTTCTGGGCCTTCGGCCATCCCGAGGTTTACATCATGGTCCTGCCCGCCTTCGGGATAATCTCGGAGGTCATTCCGGTGTTCTCGGGCAAGCCGATCTACGGCTACGATTTCGTCGCCGCCTCGACCCTGGCGATCGCGTTCCTGAGCCTCACGGTGTGGGCCCATCACATGTTCGCGGTCGGACTCGGCCACGCCTTCGATCTTTTCTTCGCCATCTGCAGCATGGCGATCGCGGTGCCCACGGGAGTGAAGATCTTCAACTGGACCGCGACGATGTACGGAGGGCGGGTGCGCTTTACGACCGCGATGCTGTTCGCGATCAGCTTCCTGGTGATGTTCACGATCGGCGGGCTGTCGGGCATCGCTTTCGCGGTAGTGCCGATCGACTGGCAGCTGACCGACAGCTATTTCGTGGTTGCGCATTTCCACTATGTACTGTTTGGCGGAACCGCTTTCGCACTTTTCGCCGGAATTTACTACTGGTTTCCCAAAATCAGCGGCCGGATGCTCGACGAGCGCTGGGGCCAGGTTAATTTCTGGCTGACGTTTATCGGCTTCAACCTGACGTTCATGATCCAGCACGTGCTCGGAATGCTCGGGATGCCGCGGCGAGTGTTCACCTATCCCGCGCTCCCGGGATGGGAAGCCATGAACATGATCTCGACGATTGGGGCGTTCGTGCTCGCCCTATCGGTGCTGATCCTGATGATCAATATCGCTGTTTCGCTCCGCTCGGGAAAAAGAGCCGGCGACAATCCGTGGGATGCGTGGACACTCGAATGGGCGACAACCTCGCCGCCACCGCCCGAGAACTTCACTCGCGTGCCGCCAATTCGCGGGCGCCGGCCGCTGTGGGACCTGGCCCATCCCGATCGCACCGACGAGATGCTGAGCAAGCTGGCCGGATGA